One part of the Alkalibaculum bacchi genome encodes these proteins:
- a CDS encoding glycosyltransferase family 2 protein, with product MPKVSIIMLACNSQFHLDKSIQSILNQTYKDFEFIIIDQGSTDDSLSIIAKYQKEHPDRIQLISQQNYGTSVALNLGIDKSNCPYIMFVDRNDYLQEEILALMMEEAKETDADLVLTNARIIEDQEQKHVQVRFSGKMKARVESIYENKDLLNTILPFFWGKLYKKTLFTDNHIYFPLGLRDQDLGTIPRLLLHGNKIAKVNRALCHYNYYQDDDIKKHNYKILETVKNLRIVKNYYQEQKQDEEFADQLEYLFIYHLLFRSLEKVNKIPDAGIRSDLLEELHQAIKREYPEWVNNPMIKDLPLRKRMYLKFVDVKSGGKVVRW from the coding sequence ATGCCAAAGGTATCCATCATCATGCTTGCTTGCAACTCGCAGTTCCATCTAGACAAATCCATACAATCGATACTCAATCAAACCTACAAAGACTTTGAGTTCATTATCATAGACCAAGGCTCGACAGACGACAGCCTTTCCATAATAGCAAAATACCAAAAGGAGCATCCTGATCGTATCCAACTTATTAGCCAACAAAACTATGGAACTTCCGTTGCCTTGAATTTAGGTATAGATAAGAGCAATTGTCCATATATTATGTTTGTAGATAGAAATGACTATTTACAAGAAGAAATCCTTGCTCTTATGATGGAAGAAGCAAAGGAAACCGATGCAGATCTAGTTCTAACCAATGCCCGAATAATAGAGGACCAAGAGCAAAAACACGTACAGGTTCGTTTTTCAGGTAAGATGAAAGCACGAGTAGAATCCATCTACGAAAACAAAGATCTACTTAACACCATCCTACCATTCTTTTGGGGGAAGCTATATAAAAAGACCCTGTTCACCGACAATCACATCTACTTTCCATTAGGGCTTAGAGATCAAGACCTAGGAACCATCCCAAGGCTACTACTTCACGGTAATAAAATAGCCAAAGTAAACCGAGCCCTGTGTCACTACAATTACTACCAAGACGACGATATCAAAAAACACAATTACAAGATTTTAGAAACAGTCAAAAACCTAAGAATCGTAAAAAACTATTACCAAGAACAAAAACAAGACGAAGAATTCGCCGACCAACTAGAATACCTCTTCATCTACCATCTCCTATTCCGCTCACTCGAAAAAGTAAACAAAATCCCTGACGCCGGAATCAGATCAGACCTCCTAGAAGAACTCCACCAAGCCATAAAAAGAGAATACCCAGAGTGGGTGAATAATCCCATGATAAAAGATCTACCACTGAGGAAGAGGATGTATTTGAAATTTGTAGATGTGAAGTCAGGTGGTAAGGTGGTAAGGTGGTAA
- a CDS encoding glycosyltransferase family 4 protein — MEDIKVYLFCCAVSMAITPFIAKLALKIGAVDKPNKRKVHKQLMPTMGGLSIFIAFILGHALFGYPHFQFNAILIGAIIILISGIVDDKYEMSPKVKILFQLAAATVVIFYGGIYLKSITLPFIGRIQLTYLGYFATYLWIIGVTNAVNLIDGLDGLASGVSTITFMTMYILAIVEGDYFVMSYALILAGSCTGFLVYNFHPATIFMGDTGALFLGYIISVLSLMGFKNTTFISLIVPILILGVPVFDTFFAIIRRKLRGQSFAQADKEHLHHLLMTTNSSQTKTVLTIYGMSIIFSTVSVIYSQVSRELGLVILVILFILIQYIAGKIGLLGRKVLYSHRQEEQEKQEEYEDETGDEESGKRKVESGKKQTRR, encoded by the coding sequence ATGGAAGATATAAAAGTATACCTATTCTGCTGCGCGGTTTCTATGGCAATTACTCCATTTATAGCAAAACTAGCCCTAAAAATCGGTGCAGTAGATAAGCCTAATAAAAGAAAAGTACACAAACAACTCATGCCAACTATGGGAGGGCTGTCTATATTTATAGCCTTTATTTTAGGGCATGCTTTATTTGGGTATCCTCATTTTCAGTTTAATGCCATACTGATTGGCGCTATTATTATTCTAATCTCAGGCATTGTAGATGATAAATATGAAATGAGCCCTAAGGTAAAAATTCTCTTCCAACTAGCAGCAGCTACTGTAGTAATCTTTTATGGCGGCATCTACCTAAAAAGCATTACTCTACCCTTTATCGGTCGAATCCAGCTGACCTACCTAGGCTATTTTGCCACGTATCTATGGATTATCGGAGTAACCAATGCAGTTAACCTAATTGACGGCTTAGACGGCCTGGCATCAGGAGTATCCACTATTACGTTTATGACCATGTACATTCTAGCTATTGTAGAAGGGGACTATTTTGTCATGTCCTATGCTCTAATTCTAGCAGGTAGCTGTACGGGTTTTTTAGTCTATAATTTTCACCCTGCAACAATATTTATGGGGGATACAGGAGCACTATTTTTAGGCTATATTATATCTGTCTTATCCCTAATGGGCTTTAAAAACACCACATTTATCTCCCTAATCGTTCCAATACTAATACTAGGAGTGCCCGTATTTGACACCTTCTTTGCCATTATCAGAAGAAAGCTAAGAGGTCAATCCTTCGCCCAAGCCGACAAAGAACACCTTCACCACCTACTAATGACGACCAACAGTTCCCAAACCAAAACCGTCCTGACCATCTACGGCATGAGCATCATCTTTTCCACCGTATCCGTAATCTATTCCCAAGTCTCCCGAGAACTAGGTCTAGTCATACTAGTAATCCTATTTATCCTAATACAATACATTGCAGGGAAGATTGGCTTGCTAGGGAGGAAGGTACTATATTCTCATAGGCAAGAGGAGCAAGAGAAGCAAGAGGAGTATGAGGATGAAACGGGTGATGAAGAAAGCGGAAAGCGGAAAGTGGAAAGTGGAAAAAAACAAACTCGCCGATAG